The window ACATCCACCATCTTCGGTGTGAGCACACACGCAGAGCAATCCAGAGTGGGGAAAGTCTTGTCCAGTTGAGCCATGTGTCCACCGATAGAAGGCTCTCGTTCCACTAAATACACGTCATAGCCCGCATCTGCTATGTCCAGAGCACATTGTATACCCGCAATTCCACCACCTATCACCAGTGCAGAAGGTGTTACACCCACTCGCATAGGCGCCAGGGGCTGTAATAATGATGCTTTTGCAACTGCACTCGCAACCAGCTCCTTCGCCTTTTCCGTTGCCTTCTCCTTATCAGTGTGAACCCAGCTACACTGCTCCCTTATATTCGCCATCTCCATGCAATAGCCATTCAAGCCTGCTTCCTCACATGCACGCCTGAACGTTACTTCATGCATCCGCGGTGAGCAGGAAGCAACGACCACGCGGTCAAGTTTCTCAGTACGAATATCATTCTTTATCAAGTCCTGACCGGGGTCTGAGCACATATACACGTAATCACGTGCAATAGCGACATCAGGCAGGGTCTTTGCAAACTCCGCCACCTCCTTCACATCTACCGTTGCTGCTATATTCGTCCCGCAATGGCACACATAGACGCCAATTTTCATGTTTTAATACCCATTCGTGAAGATCAATAGATTACAGGCTCTGTGGCTATATCCTCATCCGGCGGCTCTATCAATTCCTTTTCCAGCGGATAAGGCAGCGAAAAGCCAATATCAGCGGAGTAATCTATCTTCACACAGCCAAATTTTCTTATCAGTTCTCCCTGCGTTCTGTTCTTCCCGTTAGGAATAATAGCGAGCTTTGGCTTCACGTCCTTCACTTTCTCGTATAATATCCCCTCCTGGAACAGGTTGGTGACATCACTTTTACGTATGCTCGAGTTTATTTCAATGATGAATATGCTTCCCATCTTTTACAATCAAATCAACTTCGACTTTTGATGGATGCCCGAAGACGATGCCTTCCTCATCGTCAGTAATCCCTCTTTCCACCTCTCCACCGAAATACTGCTCGACAATGCTTTTCATGCCCTCTCTGAAAATACCCCTTTTCGAACCCAAATCCCCTATCTTGAGGTCTAACCCATTTAACAGCCGGGCATGCTCCTCAAAGCGTTGGTCGTGCTCCGCCAGTCTGCCAAGCCCCTCTTTAAAGCCGACAAAGCCGGCTACGCTCAGCCTGAACTCACGGTCCCCTCCAAGTAACTTAAGATTTCTGCTCTTCAATTCCGCTACTGCCATTTCCTTATTGTCTTTATTGTACTTGTACTCTGTATTTCGTATTTTGTTTTGTAGGTATTTAATTTTTAATTACCACATGCTCTCCAGCAGCTTCATTGCATCTCCAAGCCCCATTTCGCGTGGATTACGTTTCAGATAGCCTTTCTCCTTCTCTACATCCTCCGCAAGCTCCGGTAAGTCCTCCCTCGGGACGTCCAGATCCGACAATCGGGCTGGTAATTCCAAACGCTCTATCATGCTTCTCACACGTGCTATCGCCTTTGATGCCGCTTCTTCCGCAGATTCTATCTTCTCTCCCACCAGCGCTGTCGCTATCTCCTTCATCCTCGCTCCCACCGTTGGTGCATTAGCATTATATTCCATGATGTAGGGCAGAGTGAGTGCAGCGGAAACGCCGTGTGGCACCTTATATCTTGCACCAAATGCGTGGGCTATTGCATGTCCCGCGATAACGCCCGCATTACCAAATGCTATACCCGCCAGCATCGCGGCTAATGACATCTCCATACGGGCATTGAGGTTATCACCGTGTGAGAACGCCTCCTCTAAGTTATTACTGATCTTCCGCATCGCTTCCAGTGCAAACGAATCGGTAAGTGGATTCGCACCAAGTGATAGAAAAGCTTCTATCGCATGGCTCAATGCATCCATGCCCGTAAAAGCAGTTACACGTGGCGGCATTGTGGCTGTGAACGCGGCATCAATAAATACGACATCGGCGAGGTTGTAAGAACTCGCTATCGCCTTCTTCTTGCCATTTGTAATCACCAATGCAAACGGAGTAGCCTCAGAACCTGTACCCGCAGTAGTTGGGATTAGAATCTTGGGTACACTCGGATTTTTAATCTTGTTGGCACCCAGGAATGCACTTGCTTCCTGTTCTGGATTGGCTGCAGCTGCTGATGCCAGTTTCGCCATATCCAGTACGCTCCCACCACCTATACCCACCACCAGGTCGTAATTATGCTTTGAAGCTCTGACCCCACAACCAGGTCGTAATTATGCTTTGAAGCTCTGACAATCTCATCGGCAATCGCCAATGTAGGCTCAGACTCAACTTTATCAAATACATCTACTTCTTCCAATACCTCTCTTAAAGACTTTTCTACCTTATCACACAACCCCATCTTCTCCATCGTCTCATCAGTAACGATGAGCGTTCTCTTTGCACCCAACAACTTCGCTTCCCCACCTATCTTATCCGCTATCCCACTACCAAAGACCACTCGCTTTGGCAGTTGAATCGCATAATACATCTGCATATCCACCACCATTAGAATATACAAATTGATGTTATATAAACAGATAAGAGTGATAACAGTGCCGTGCTTTGCCTATTTATCAATTAACACAATAGAGACGATAAGACGGACATGCCTTTGGTATGCTCCGGGTTCTGCTATGCATCACAACTCAATCCACATACACATACACATCACAGCTTTGAAGATTCCTCATAAGCAATAGCAGCATTTATTATCTTTTCTTCACTGAATTGCTCACCCACAAGCTGCAATCCAACTGGTAGCCCATTGTAGAATGCGCAAGGTACTGATATGGATGGCACACCTGCTAAATTCATCGGTACAGTATTAACATCAGCGAGATAAAGAGAAAGCGGGTCTTTTATCCGTTCACCAAGCTTAAATGCGACAAAGGGCATTGTTGGTAGTGCCAGGATATCATATCTCTTCAGTGCGGCATTGAACTCACGCCTTATAAGTGTACGCACCTTCAATGCCTTCAGATAATATCTGCCATAGTAGCCCACGGAAAGAGCATAAGTACCGAGAATAATCCGTCTCTTCACCTCCTCTCCAAACCCTTCTCCTCTTATCCTTGAGAAAGTGGTATGCCAATCAGCATCCTGTTCCAGTCGAAGCCCATATCTGAGTCCATCAAACCTCGCCAGATTCGATGATGCCTCGGACATCGCAATGATGTAATAAGCAGCGAGTGCATATTTTAGATATCTCATGCTCATCTCCTCATAAGATGCCCCGAGCTCCTCAAAGCTGTAAATGGCATTCCAAACAGCAGCTTCAACCTCTGGTGAAACACCCTCTATGAACTCCTTAGGCACACCTATCCTCAAATCTTTCACACCGGCACCTCCCTCGTGACTTGTCTGATAGTGATAGTTAGTAGCGCTGCTGTTACTCAACTTCACCTGTGTGCTGTCCCTTTCATCTTTTGCAGATATCACTTCCAGGAGTAATGCGGCATCTCTTACATTCGATGCCATCGGACCTATCTGTTCCAGGGAATTGGCGTATGCAATGAGCCCGTAACGTGATACGAGCCCATAAGTGGGCTTTATTCCGATGATGCCGCAGAAAGAAGCAGGGCAGCGAATAGAACCACCGGTATCGGAGCCAAGGGCAAGAACCGTCTCTCTTGCTGCTATAGCTGCGGCACTACCACCAGAAGAGCCTCCGGGAACTCTACTGAGATCATGCGGGTTTAATGTTGGTCCGTAATAGCTCGTCTCGGTGGAAGAGCCCATGCAGAACTCATCCATATTCGTTTTACCTATGATTATCGCACCTTCTCGCTTTAGCGCCTCTATCACGGTGGCATCATATGGGGGGATATAACCCCTGAGGATCTTCGATGCGCACGTGGTCTGGATATTTTTGGTGGAGATACTGTCCTTGATGGCGATAGGTACGCCAAGCAGCTTCTTCTGCATGTATTCCTCTTCTTCTCTGTTATTATCCGTTTCCCTCGCTTTTTTAAGCGCTTCTTCCTTGTTCAACGTGATATAGCAGTTCAGTTTGCTCTTTTCTATTCGCTCATATATCCTCGATATTAAGTCCTCACATGATATAGCCCCACTTTTTATGCCTTCCACGATTTCCGTTGCTGTTAAAGTTGATTCTTGTTCCATTTTCATAACATTGAAGCGTTCAGCATTACATAATCACAGGAGAGGTCACAGCCCCAGGCTGTTGCAGTTGCAGTTGTCTCCTTTTCCCCTTCGCTTTCCCCTTCTCCTCCACCCAGCACAATGTCTATGGTTAGCTCCTTACCCTTCATCACTTCATGATTCCATCTGCCGACAATTCTTCCGTTTCTCACCACCTCCGCCTCCTGCTCTTTTCCCCTGAACTTCATTGATATCACTTCTACTTCTGGCACGGTACTGGTACTGGTACTGGTACAGCTCCCGATGGCTGCTATTATACGACCACATGCGAGATCAATACGCTCGCCAAATATTGCACTCTTCACCAGCGGTGATCGTAGAATCTCACGCGCAATCAACTTCGCATCTCCCTGTGGCACTGGCGCTCCCTTCAGACTCACATTCACCTCAATAAACTTCGTTGCACCTTCGCCATCACGCGCAATCATCTTTGCAAGCTCCTTACAGAGATAATTCAAGCCCGTTTTGAAGTTTTCCGCGCTTATCTCCTTCCCACCCCTGCTGACGAGCAATACCATATCGTTCGTGCTCATGTCCCCATCCACTACAATCATATTGAATGAATTGTCACATGCATCTTTCAGGCACGTCCGCATTGTTTCGCGATCCAGTTCCGCATCTGTATAGATGAACGCCAGCATTGTAGCCGTAGCCAGATGTGGGTATATCATCCCTGAACCTTTC of the Methanophagales archaeon genome contains:
- a CDS encoding DUF3782 domain-containing protein — translated: MAVAELKSRNLKLLGGDREFRLSVAGFVGFKEGLGRLAEHDQRFEEHARLLNGLDLKIGDLGSKRGIFREGMKSIVEQYFGGEVERGITDDEEGIVFGHPSKVEVDLIVKDGKHIHH
- a CDS encoding iron-containing alcohol dehydrogenase codes for the protein MVGIGGGSVLDMAKLASAAAANPEQEASAFLGANKIKNPSVPKILIPTTAGTGSEATPFALVITNGKKKAIASSYNLADVVFIDAAFTATMPPRVTAFTGMDALSHAIEAFLSLGANPLTDSFALEAMRKISNNLEEAFSHGDNLNARMEMSLAAMLAGIAFGNAGVIAGHAIAHAFGARYKVPHGVSAALTLPYIMEYNANAPTVGARMKEIATALVGEKIESAEEAASKAIARVRSMIERLELPARLSDLDVPREDLPELAEDVEKEKGYLKRNPREMGLGDAMKLLESMW
- a CDS encoding iron-containing alcohol dehydrogenase, which produces MYYAIQLPKRVVFGSGIADKIGGEAKLLGAKRTLIVTDETMEKMGLCDKVEKSLREVLEEVDVFDKVESEPTLAIADEIVRASKHNYDLVVGSELQSIITTWWWV
- the gatA gene encoding Asp-tRNA(Asn)/Glu-tRNA(Gln) amidotransferase subunit GatA — its product is MEQESTLTATEIVEGIKSGAISCEDLISRIYERIEKSKLNCYITLNKEEALKKARETDNNREEEEYMQKKLLGVPIAIKDSISTKNIQTTCASKILRGYIPPYDATVIEALKREGAIIIGKTNMDEFCMGSSTETSYYGPTLNPHDLSRVPGGSSGGSAAAIAARETVLALGSDTGGSIRCPASFCGIIGIKPTYGLVSRYGLIAYANSLEQIGPMASNVRDAALLLEVISAKDERDSTQVKLSNSSATNYHYQTSHEGGAGVKDLRIGVPKEFIEGVSPEVEAAVWNAIYSFEELGASYEEMSMRYLKYALAAYYIIAMSEASSNLARFDGLRYGLRLEQDADWHTTFSRIRGEGFGEEVKRRIILGTYALSVGYYGRYYLKALKVRTLIRREFNAALKRYDILALPTMPFVAFKLGERIKDPLSLYLADVNTVPMNLAGVPSISVPCAFYNGLPVGLQLVGEQFSEEKIINAAIAYEESSKL
- the argJ gene encoding bifunctional ornithine acetyltransferase/N-acetylglutamate synthase — protein: EMEIEVLRGGICAVSGVRAYGIRENNRGLALIEGKGKAVGMFTMNKMKAAPLIFTQRLLLENGRISAIIANSGCANSFTGEEGMRNANRMAELASAVLGVDKSEVAVASTGPIGKQLDIAMIARQVQEVAKRLTSDPEGSAAAAKAIMTTDTFPKELAIKVGEVTIGGIAKGSGMIYPHLATATMLAFIYTDAELDRETMRTCLKDACDNSFNMIVVDGDMSTNDMVLLVSRGGKEISAENFKTGLNYLCKELAKMIARDGEGATKFIEVNVSLKGAPVPQGDAKLIAREILRSPLVKSAIFGERIDLACGRIIAAIGSCTSTSTSTVPEVEVISMKFRGKEQEAEVVRNGRIVGRWNHEVMKGKELTIDIVLGGGEGESEGEKETTATATAWGCDLSCDYVMLNASML